Proteins found in one Oncorhynchus mykiss isolate Arlee chromosome 3, USDA_OmykA_1.1, whole genome shotgun sequence genomic segment:
- the apoa2 gene encoding apolipoprotein A-II precursor has translation MNGKLALALVLALQVSVCLCQVPEPDKELVEKYEAMKSVFYKRLMNAYSKVQAAVGPMTENLGQGHGQAAKDYIEELQGNPKFLSAVKIGTGLAQEAAPLVDKARMAGLGLYGHYVRPHVGTYLDEAITSIKVYLDKVLPAEE, from the exons ATGAACGGAAAGTTGGCATTAGCCTTAGTGCTTGCACTCCAAG TCTCTGTGTGCCTGTGTCAAGTACCAGAGCCAGACAAGGAGCTGGTGGAGAAGTATGAGGCCATGAAGTCTGTGTTCTACAAGAGGCTGATGAACGCCTACAGCAAGGTGCAGGCTGCTGTGGGGCCTATGACTGAGAACCTGGGCCAGGGCCACGGCCAGGCTGCCAAAGACTACATCGAGGAGCTGCAGGGCAACCCCAAATTCCTGAGCGCTGTCAAGATCGGAAC tGGTCTGGCCCAGGAAGCAGCACCCTTGGTGGACAAGGCCCGTATGGCCGGCCTGGGTCTGTACGGACACTATGTGCGCCCCCATGTCGGCACCTACCTGGACGAGGCCATCACCTCCATCAAGGTTTACCTCGACAAAGTCCTACCCGCCGAGGAATGA